A window from Bosea sp. ANAM02 encodes these proteins:
- the uxuA gene encoding mannonate dehydratase, with protein MEQCWRWFGPDDVVTLAQARQAGATGIVNALHQIPYGVVWSVEEIEKRQAIVRADKSLGLEWRVVESLPIHESVKIGEGDLETVFENYRQSMRNLAACGLEVICYNFMPVLDWTRTELAHKLPGGGTALRFNLHEYVALDHFMLKRKGADEGHSPEVMDKARAWFEASSQADRDRLLSSVMAGLPGAFDRYDLPGLARILDRYAGMTHDKLRANLKRFLEAIIPTAEEVGIRLCIHPDDPPRSLFGLPRICSTEDDIAYILGAVSSPANGLTLCSGSLGANPRNDVPQIARRFADKIWFAHLRNVAKDPDGSFMEAEHLGGDTDMVALVDALMAEEQRRKAAGHKHWQIPMRPDHGHELLDDVGKGSFPGYPAVGRLRGLAELRGVMTALAQVKGYAA; from the coding sequence ATGGAACAATGCTGGCGCTGGTTCGGGCCGGACGATGTCGTGACTCTGGCGCAGGCCCGGCAGGCCGGCGCGACCGGCATCGTCAACGCGCTGCACCAGATCCCCTATGGCGTGGTCTGGAGCGTCGAGGAGATCGAGAAGCGCCAGGCCATCGTCCGCGCCGACAAAAGCCTCGGCCTCGAATGGAGGGTGGTCGAGAGCCTGCCGATCCATGAGAGCGTGAAGATCGGCGAAGGCGATCTCGAAACCGTCTTCGAGAACTACCGCCAATCGATGCGCAACCTCGCCGCCTGCGGGCTCGAGGTGATCTGCTACAATTTCATGCCGGTGCTGGACTGGACCCGCACCGAGCTCGCCCACAAGCTACCTGGTGGCGGCACGGCTTTGCGCTTCAACCTGCATGAGTATGTCGCGCTCGACCACTTCATGCTCAAGCGCAAGGGCGCCGACGAGGGGCATTCCCCCGAGGTGATGGACAAGGCCAGGGCCTGGTTCGAGGCATCCTCGCAGGCCGATCGCGACCGCCTGCTTTCAAGCGTCATGGCCGGCCTGCCCGGCGCCTTCGACCGCTACGACCTGCCCGGCCTCGCCCGCATCCTCGATCGCTATGCCGGCATGACCCATGACAAGCTGCGCGCCAACCTGAAGCGCTTCCTGGAGGCGATCATTCCGACCGCCGAGGAGGTTGGCATCCGCCTATGCATCCATCCGGACGACCCGCCGCGCTCGCTCTTCGGCCTGCCCCGCATCTGCTCGACCGAGGACGACATCGCCTACATCCTCGGCGCGGTCTCATCGCCCGCGAACGGGCTGACGCTCTGCTCGGGCTCGCTCGGCGCCAATCCGAGGAACGATGTGCCGCAGATTGCGCGCCGCTTCGCCGACAAGATCTGGTTCGCGCATCTGCGCAATGTCGCGAAGGATCCGGACGGCTCCTTCATGGAGGCCGAGCATCTCGGCGGCGACACCGACATGGTCGCGCTGGTCGATGCGCTGATGGCCGAGGAGCAGCGCCGCAAGGCTGCCGGTCATAAGCACTGGCAGATCCCGATGCGGCCGGACCACGGCCACGAACTGCTCGACGATGTCGGCAAGGGCAGCTTCCCGGGCTACCCCGCCGTCGGGCGCCTGCGAGGCCTCGCGGAGCTCCGCGGCGTGATGACCGCGCTGGCGCAGGTGAAGGGCTACGCGGCGTGA
- a CDS encoding urease accessory protein UreE, which yields MLRATSVLRKAAVKAERVVDTLPLGHRDRAINGVSVRATGGLELAIALDRATVLNDGDALKLEDGTLVRIKAAPESLLEIRAENPLRLVRLAWHLGGHHVPAEMTPDALYVPNDAALGELVRGQGCSMSVVERPFQPEAEVHHHAHGDDCGCGHDHHQHGHDHSHGHDHAHHGHDHAHGHKHEHDHKHAHGEGCGCGHDHDDHGHGHHDHGHGHGAAHGHKGHSHDH from the coding sequence ATGCTTCGCGCCACCTCCGTTCTCCGCAAGGCCGCCGTCAAGGCCGAGCGCGTCGTCGATACGCTGCCGCTTGGCCACCGCGACCGCGCGATCAACGGCGTCAGCGTCCGCGCGACGGGTGGGCTGGAACTCGCGATCGCGCTCGACAGGGCGACGGTGCTGAACGACGGCGACGCGCTGAAGCTGGAAGACGGCACGCTGGTTCGGATCAAGGCCGCGCCGGAAAGCCTGCTGGAAATCCGCGCCGAGAACCCTCTGCGGCTCGTACGCCTCGCCTGGCATCTCGGCGGCCATCACGTCCCGGCCGAAATGACGCCCGATGCCCTCTATGTCCCCAACGATGCGGCGCTCGGCGAACTGGTACGCGGGCAGGGCTGTTCGATGTCGGTGGTCGAGCGACCGTTCCAGCCGGAGGCGGAGGTCCATCACCACGCCCATGGCGACGATTGCGGCTGCGGGCACGACCATCACCAGCATGGCCATGATCACAGCCACGGACATGATCACGCGCACCATGGCCATGATCACGCGCATGGCCACAAGCACGAGCATGACCACAAGCATGCCCATGGCGAGGGCTGCGGCTGCGGCCATGATCACGACGATCACGGCCATGGTCACCACGATCATGGTCACGGCCATGGCGCCGCGCATGGCCACAAGGGCCACTCCCACGATCACTGA
- a CDS encoding ABC transporter substrate-binding protein, translating to MVASRFAPVGALFAGLALAAAVQPAFAQGQVTVYCSILEEQCREGAAMFEKATGIKVSMVRKSTGEVYAQVKAEASNPRGDVWWGGPGEPHLQAAGEGLLDEYKSPKLPELHDWAQRHAEQSKFRTNGIYLGALGVGYNTEVLKKKGIAAPKCWADLLDPKLRDEVQIADPSSSGTAYVFLATTVQRLGEEKGFEYLKSLHKNVSQYTKSGIAPVKAAALGETAVGIAFIHDMLTQKLQGAPIETVAPCEGTGYETGSVSIIKGGKNPEAARKFVDFTLSPDAQNINAKLKINSIPSNKNSLLSPDAPKFAEMKLIDYDTPRWGSPAERSRLLKKFDTEVKALPR from the coding sequence ATGGTTGCTTCGCGTTTTGCGCCTGTCGGCGCGCTCTTTGCCGGTCTGGCGCTCGCGGCGGCCGTGCAGCCGGCCTTCGCCCAGGGGCAGGTCACGGTCTATTGCTCGATCCTCGAGGAGCAGTGCCGCGAGGGCGCGGCGATGTTCGAGAAGGCGACCGGCATCAAGGTCTCGATGGTCCGCAAGAGCACCGGCGAGGTCTATGCCCAGGTCAAGGCCGAGGCGAGCAATCCGCGCGGCGACGTCTGGTGGGGCGGGCCGGGCGAACCACATCTCCAGGCGGCCGGCGAAGGTCTGCTCGACGAGTACAAGTCGCCGAAGCTGCCGGAACTGCACGACTGGGCGCAGCGCCATGCCGAGCAGTCGAAGTTTCGCACCAACGGCATCTATCTCGGTGCGCTCGGCGTCGGCTACAACACCGAAGTCCTGAAGAAGAAGGGTATCGCCGCGCCGAAATGCTGGGCCGACCTGCTCGATCCCAAGCTGCGCGACGAGGTCCAGATCGCCGATCCCAGCTCGTCCGGCACGGCCTATGTCTTCCTGGCGACGACGGTGCAGCGCCTCGGCGAGGAGAAGGGCTTCGAATACCTCAAGAGCCTACACAAGAACGTCAGCCAATACACCAAGTCCGGCATCGCCCCGGTCAAGGCGGCCGCGCTCGGCGAGACCGCGGTCGGCATCGCCTTCATCCACGACATGCTCACGCAGAAGCTGCAGGGCGCGCCGATCGAGACCGTCGCTCCCTGCGAAGGCACCGGCTACGAAACCGGCTCGGTCTCGATCATCAAGGGCGGCAAGAACCCGGAAGCCGCGCGCAAGTTCGTCGATTTCACGCTCTCGCCCGATGCCCAGAACATCAACGCGAAGCTGAAGATCAATTCGATCCCGTCGAACAAGAATTCGCTGCTCTCGCCGGATGCGCCGAAATTCGCCGAGATGAAGCTGATCGACTACGACACCCCGCGCTGGGGCTCGCCGGCCGAGCGCTCGCGCCTGCTCAAGAAGTTCGACACCGAGGTCAAGGCGCTGCCGCGCTGA
- a CDS encoding DUF1003 domain-containing protein, protein MTQQQDDDQVAEAPSGALATAVDPASLAGPASKKRGICAISGQELARKNLIEIGTLRPALADHIRADFPDLPDHALISIKELARYRTRYVEEILREEHGEYSDLDREVAESIARQETIAENTEDDFEEHRTLGERFSDNLASFGGSWAFLISFGFVLVVWMGINGLMGEVKAFDPYPFILLNLVLSCIAAVQAPIIMMSQKRQESKDRLRSLNDYQVNLKAELEIRHLHEKMDHLVTRQWQRLAEIQQVQLEMLQEAQLPKARAKRRRKPAAKKKRAKPAEAGAADKPEGEN, encoded by the coding sequence ATGACACAGCAACAGGATGACGATCAGGTCGCGGAGGCGCCATCGGGCGCCCTTGCGACCGCGGTCGACCCGGCGAGCCTCGCCGGTCCGGCCAGCAAGAAGCGCGGAATCTGCGCCATCAGCGGGCAGGAACTGGCGCGCAAGAATCTCATCGAGATCGGCACGCTGCGTCCCGCGCTCGCCGACCATATCCGCGCCGACTTCCCCGATCTGCCCGATCACGCACTGATCAGCATCAAGGAACTCGCGCGTTACCGCACGCGCTATGTCGAGGAGATCCTGCGCGAGGAGCACGGCGAATATTCCGACCTCGACCGCGAGGTCGCCGAGAGCATCGCCCGGCAGGAGACCATCGCCGAGAATACCGAGGATGATTTCGAGGAGCACCGCACGCTCGGCGAGCGCTTCTCCGACAATCTCGCGAGCTTCGGCGGCTCCTGGGCGTTCCTGATCAGCTTCGGCTTCGTGCTGGTGGTCTGGATGGGGATCAACGGCCTGATGGGCGAGGTCAAGGCCTTCGACCCCTATCCCTTCATCCTGCTGAACCTCGTGCTGTCCTGCATCGCGGCGGTGCAGGCGCCGATCATCATGATGAGCCAGAAGCGGCAGGAATCGAAGGACCGCCTGCGTTCGCTCAACGACTATCAGGTCAATCTCAAGGCCGAGCTCGAAATCCGCCACCTGCACGAGAAGATGGATCATCTCGTCACCCGGCAATGGCAGCGTCTCGCCGAAATCCAGCAGGTGCAGCTCGAAATGCTGCAGGAGGCGCAACTGCCGAAGGCGCGGGCGAAGCGCCGCAGGAAGCCGGCCGCCAAGAAGAAGCGCGCCAAGCCGGCCGAAGCGGGGGCTGCTGACAAGCCGGAAGGCGAGAATTAG
- a CDS encoding PfkB family carbohydrate kinase yields MAREPVRAGVFCLGIATLDYVYSVETMPTRGEKYRSRGLAVVGGGCAGNASVAIARLGGACWLATRLADDLTGDQIVADLESEGVDAGFARRVAGLRSPVSAILVDAEGERMVISYSDPAMPEDVAWLPAELPASAGAVLADTRWGEGALAALKLARSAGVPGVLDGDRKPPHPDLVGTASHVAFSQQALREISGEEDPRAGLAKVSAGVPSWLAVTLGKGGVLFVEEDEVRHSPAFIVDTVDTLGAGDVWHGAFALALAEGQAEPAAIRFASAAAAIKCTRFGGRSGAPKRDEVERFLAQAGA; encoded by the coding sequence TTGGCTCGTGAACCTGTCCGTGCCGGCGTCTTCTGCCTGGGCATCGCGACGCTGGACTATGTCTACAGCGTCGAGACCATGCCGACGCGCGGCGAGAAGTACCGCTCGCGCGGGCTCGCCGTCGTCGGCGGCGGCTGCGCCGGCAACGCCTCGGTCGCGATCGCCCGCCTTGGCGGAGCCTGCTGGCTGGCGACGCGGCTCGCCGATGACCTGACCGGCGACCAGATCGTCGCCGATCTCGAATCGGAAGGCGTCGATGCCGGCTTCGCCCGCCGCGTTGCCGGCCTGCGCTCACCGGTCTCGGCGATTCTCGTCGATGCAGAAGGCGAGCGCATGGTGATCTCCTATTCCGATCCGGCCATGCCGGAGGATGTCGCCTGGCTACCTGCCGAGCTTCCGGCGAGCGCAGGTGCCGTGCTCGCCGATACGCGCTGGGGGGAGGGGGCGCTCGCCGCCCTCAAGCTCGCGCGATCAGCCGGTGTACCCGGCGTGCTCGATGGCGACCGCAAGCCACCACATCCCGATCTGGTGGGCACGGCGAGCCATGTCGCCTTCAGCCAGCAGGCCCTGCGCGAGATTTCCGGCGAGGAGGATCCGCGCGCCGGCCTTGCCAAGGTATCGGCCGGGGTCCCGAGCTGGCTGGCGGTCACGCTCGGCAAGGGTGGTGTGCTCTTCGTCGAGGAAGACGAGGTCCGGCATAGCCCGGCTTTCATCGTCGACACCGTCGACACGCTGGGCGCCGGCGATGTCTGGCACGGGGCCTTCGCGCTGGCCTTGGCCGAAGGGCAGGCCGAGCCGGCGGCGATCCGTTTCGCCTCGGCGGCGGCGGCGATCAAATGCACCCGCTTCGGGGGGCGCAGCGGCGCGCCGAAGCGCGACGAAGTCGAGCGCTTCCTGGCGCAGGCCGGCGCCTAG
- a CDS encoding type II toxin-antitoxin system VapC family toxin, with protein sequence MFLDASVLVAVLAGETEAEAIHSAIVESERLATSPLAVFEASSRIARLRKIRFDEAHDAAMDFLTSIQAEMRPVDTETGRLASLCATRYPISPATRHASTWATASPMPPPAALV encoded by the coding sequence ATGTTTCTCGATGCCTCGGTCTTGGTCGCTGTGCTGGCTGGTGAGACAGAAGCTGAAGCGATCCACTCAGCCATCGTCGAAAGCGAGAGGCTGGCGACATCGCCGCTGGCCGTGTTTGAAGCGTCGTCCCGCATCGCAAGGCTGCGTAAGATCCGCTTCGACGAAGCCCATGACGCGGCGATGGATTTTCTGACGTCGATTCAAGCCGAAATGCGGCCTGTCGATACGGAGACCGGTCGTTTGGCCAGCCTTTGCGCTACGCGATATCCTATCTCTCCGGCCACCCGGCACGCCTCAACATGGGCGACTGCTTCTCCTATGCCTCCGCCCGCGGCGCTGGTCTGA
- a CDS encoding type II toxin-antitoxin system VapB family antitoxin produces MGILVRDPKVDRMVRELAERDGISLQAAIGMAVERELKRREERRRQVDEAFRRVRERFADHPVVDDGMTHKEFFDRESGEL; encoded by the coding sequence ATGGGTATTCTCGTTCGGGACCCGAAGGTCGATCGCATGGTCCGCGAACTCGCGGAGCGCGACGGCATCAGCCTGCAGGCGGCGATCGGCATGGCCGTCGAGCGCGAGTTGAAGCGCCGTGAGGAGCGGCGCCGGCAGGTCGATGAGGCCTTCAGGCGCGTCCGCGAGCGCTTTGCCGATCATCCGGTGGTGGACGACGGGATGACGCATAAGGAATTCTTCGATCGCGAGTCAGGTGAGCTTTGA
- a CDS encoding VOC family protein, with protein MRYLHTMVRVTDLDQALDFYVNKFGLVETRRIENEKGRFTMVFLAASDDLAAAKAGASRGSPTLELTYNWDPETYTGGRNFGHLAYEVDDIYATCDKLMKAGVTINRPPRDGNMAFIRSPDNISIELLQKGEPKPPAEPWASMQNTGSW; from the coding sequence ATGCGATATCTCCACACCATGGTGCGCGTGACCGATCTGGATCAGGCGCTGGATTTCTACGTCAACAAGTTCGGCCTGGTCGAAACCCGCCGCATCGAGAACGAGAAGGGCCGTTTCACGATGGTCTTCCTCGCAGCCTCCGACGATCTGGCGGCGGCGAAGGCCGGTGCCTCGCGCGGCAGCCCGACTTTGGAACTGACCTATAACTGGGACCCGGAGACCTATACCGGCGGCCGCAATTTCGGCCATCTCGCCTATGAGGTCGACGACATCTACGCGACCTGCGACAAGCTGATGAAGGCTGGCGTCACCATCAACCGCCCGCCGCGCGACGGCAACATGGCCTTCATCCGCTCGCCCGACAACATCTCGATCGAACTGCTCCAGAAGGGCGAGCCGAAGCCCCCGGCAGAGCCGTGGGCGAGCATGCAGAACACCGGGAGCTGGTGA